A stretch of Spirochaetota bacterium DNA encodes these proteins:
- a CDS encoding right-handed parallel beta-helix repeat-containing protein, with the protein MTSSFRSSIVYRSIPVAVCIFLGIAASPAAPQPERIPLQRMVDEAIAAKKATVVLPAGRFFIDGSRVTVSRANNLVIEGAGSNTVLLNAAPDAVFAVIDSSNVTLRNFTIDYDPLPFTQATVVSISDDQHRIGYEIHDGYPSVGSNFAPTTAWFFDNKTRRWKEGLHDAYFEKNEIASPRSGTLISRSPAELDLAELSVGDHLVLSKRRPAMAVYFRTSDTVSLVNVHILSSPDLGVCCRWLTGSNYFSYKIYPGPTPAGAVDPRLLSTCADGFNYAIANRGPVLENCDFSFMGDDSVNIHGIAMMVISNPSPTRLLLTDISPFSHRNMSLLKRGDTVRLLKFGNFEIADEVALSSYATNHPDLTWAAISSDIRRQWNFPKSGRFQVCEIGVERPISRPLSPGDGVCFPSIDAPGYIIRSNYFHDHRAMGLRLMASHGRVEGNTIERVKYAAIRLGHSYPYWSESGWVSDVTIVGNVIRSIGQSKAMLSPTLGTIPGAISICAASSPGTWENPFPRQNTSIAIIGNVIEGSSVDGVHVYGAKDILVQSNVIREANMKNSARAGEMFGLPSGYGITVWESDEVRIVDNRIEHPGPFSKGDVKIFAK; encoded by the coding sequence ATGACAAGTTCCTTCAGGAGCAGTATAGTCTATCGATCGATTCCTGTTGCGGTATGCATTTTCCTGGGCATTGCCGCGTCCCCTGCAGCGCCACAGCCGGAGCGGATACCGCTTCAGCGAATGGTCGACGAGGCAATAGCGGCTAAAAAAGCAACGGTCGTTCTGCCGGCAGGCCGTTTTTTCATCGACGGTTCGCGGGTGACTGTTTCCCGGGCGAATAACCTTGTGATCGAAGGGGCCGGATCGAATACGGTACTTCTCAATGCCGCACCGGACGCGGTCTTCGCAGTGATCGACTCGTCGAACGTAACGCTCAGGAATTTCACGATAGACTATGACCCTTTGCCTTTCACTCAAGCGACGGTCGTCTCGATCAGCGACGATCAGCACCGGATCGGTTATGAGATACATGACGGCTATCCATCGGTGGGAAGTAATTTCGCGCCGACGACAGCATGGTTCTTTGATAACAAGACGCGCAGGTGGAAAGAAGGACTGCATGATGCCTATTTCGAGAAAAATGAGATCGCGAGTCCTCGCAGCGGCACATTGATATCCCGAAGTCCCGCTGAGCTCGATCTTGCGGAATTGTCGGTCGGCGATCATCTTGTACTGAGCAAGCGGCGACCAGCTATGGCGGTCTATTTTCGGACATCTGATACTGTCTCCCTGGTGAATGTACATATCCTGTCATCACCTGACCTTGGCGTTTGCTGCCGCTGGCTTACCGGAAGCAATTATTTCAGCTACAAGATATACCCGGGACCGACACCGGCGGGCGCTGTCGACCCTCGCCTTCTCTCCACCTGCGCCGACGGATTCAACTACGCCATCGCGAACCGCGGTCCGGTACTTGAAAATTGCGATTTCTCGTTCATGGGAGATGATTCGGTCAACATCCATGGTATCGCTATGATGGTGATTTCAAACCCCTCGCCGACGCGGCTGTTGCTAACGGATATATCCCCATTTTCCCATCGGAACATGTCGCTGCTTAAGCGCGGAGATACGGTGCGCCTGCTCAAGTTCGGGAATTTTGAGATCGCTGACGAGGTCGCGCTCTCTTCATACGCTACGAATCACCCCGATCTGACGTGGGCCGCCATTTCGTCGGATATCAGAAGGCAGTGGAATTTCCCAAAAAGCGGTCGATTCCAGGTTTGTGAGATCGGCGTAGAGAGACCGATCTCGCGTCCGCTCAGTCCGGGAGACGGGGTGTGTTTCCCTTCGATCGACGCTCCCGGCTATATTATCCGGAGCAATTACTTTCACGATCATCGGGCTATGGGACTGCGGCTCATGGCTTCGCATGGACGTGTGGAGGGGAATACGATAGAGCGGGTGAAATACGCCGCGATACGGCTTGGGCATAGTTATCCTTATTGGTCCGAATCCGGGTGGGTATCCGACGTTACGATAGTCGGTAATGTTATCCGCAGCATCGGCCAGAGCAAGGCGATGCTGTCGCCGACGCTGGGAACTATTCCCGGGGCTATTTCGATCTGTGCCGCCTCTTCGCCCGGTACATGGGAAAATCCCTTCCCCAGGCAAAACACATCGATCGCAATAATCGGAAATGTGATAGAAGGATCGAGCGTCGACGGTGTACATGTATACGGTGCGAAGGACATACTGGTCCAAAGCAATGTTATTCGCGAAGCGAACATGAAGAATAGCGCACGCGCCGGCGAAATGTTTGGTCTTCCATCGGGATACGGCATCACCGTGTGGGAGTCCGATGAGGTTCGAATTGTCGATAATCGCATTGAACATCCGGGGCCGTTCTCAAAAGGGGATGTCAAGATCTTTGCGAAATGA
- a CDS encoding uroporphyrinogen decarboxylase family protein, with protein sequence MTPRERMLRAFEFDSPDRIPLVYHPSPAGLHVHGEKLLDLFRAHPGDSPDVFSSIPAPPPGSIRPDGSYFESRVDAWGTTMEYSLFGIQGHAKKYPLADWSALDSYTFPPPPSLNSENAGLERERNDALKATHLLFRGGLSLFERMCALRPMDDVLVDLYTRDERFFILLDRLVDYMTAFCDHQIAVGADVIMFGDDWGFQNGPVISPEIFRDVYRPRYEKLFARIKEAKRRVFFHSCGALGPIMDELIDMGVDGVWHQVNRYDENDFAEKCRKHKVTAYLHPDRQHLVPLGTPDEIRAQVKRYADIYHRMGGGGIFYIEIENDAPFQNVKALIEAVEALR encoded by the coding sequence ATGACGCCCCGTGAACGGATGCTGCGGGCATTCGAATTCGACAGCCCCGACCGCATACCGCTCGTCTATCACCCGTCGCCTGCCGGATTGCACGTGCACGGCGAAAAGCTCCTCGATCTTTTCCGTGCGCATCCCGGCGATTCCCCCGATGTTTTCTCAAGCATCCCTGCCCCGCCCCCCGGCAGTATACGCCCTGACGGCTCATATTTCGAATCCCGTGTCGACGCATGGGGCACTACGATGGAATACTCGCTCTTCGGGATACAAGGCCATGCAAAAAAGTATCCGCTTGCCGACTGGTCGGCGCTTGACAGCTATACCTTCCCTCCGCCGCCATCGCTGAATTCCGAGAACGCCGGACTTGAGCGCGAACGCAACGATGCGCTCAAGGCGACGCATCTTCTCTTCCGCGGAGGGCTTTCGCTCTTTGAACGCATGTGCGCATTGCGCCCGATGGACGACGTACTTGTCGACCTCTATACCCGCGACGAACGGTTCTTCATTCTCCTCGACCGCCTCGTTGATTATATGACCGCATTCTGCGATCATCAGATCGCCGTCGGTGCGGATGTCATCATGTTCGGGGACGACTGGGGATTTCAGAACGGGCCTGTCATATCGCCGGAGATATTCCGCGACGTATACCGTCCGCGATATGAAAAGCTTTTCGCCCGTATAAAAGAGGCGAAGCGCCGTGTGTTCTTCCATTCCTGCGGGGCACTCGGCCCCATCATGGATGAGCTCATCGACATGGGCGTCGACGGCGTGTGGCATCAGGTGAATCGTTATGACGAGAACGACTTCGCGGAAAAATGCCGCAAGCACAAAGTAACGGCATACCTGCATCCGGACCGTCAGCATCTGGTGCCGCTCGGGACTCCGGATGAGATACGTGCGCAGGTGAAGCGCTATGCGGACATCTATCACCGCATGGGCGGCGGCGGGATATTCTATATCGAGATAGAGAACGATGCGCCGTTCCAGAACGTGAAGGCGCTCATCGAAGCGGTGGAAGCCCTACGATAG
- a CDS encoding uroporphyrinogen decarboxylase family protein — MNYRERFSATLNHAPVDRVPFDLGGTSLSSANEHVQTRLREALGVEGASPGVYTKFDERILTHLDIDIRRVGTVIQPASDLTRRVSDTETVDCWGIRRRYTGLYADIVGPPLQGASIDDLERYPWPKPENIDKALIERSRIEAKRLSEETPYVVCGEHPVYGVLELGCWMCGYDDFLLKMAIDEPFVRRFFDIILAYQKRVIEIYYGAVGRYIHFTTSGDDFGTQQGPLISPDMFESLIKPYFAERIRYTKQFTDAAYFHHSCGSIFPIIPHLIDAGVDILNPIQPGVRDMEPAKLKTAYGEKLVFHGGIDTQHLLRNGTPESVSRGVVDVLGAMRDSGYMLAPAHNIQDDVPAENIIAMFTAAQCRCAAGKTA; from the coding sequence ATGAATTACCGGGAACGTTTCAGCGCCACGCTCAACCATGCCCCCGTCGACCGGGTACCCTTCGATCTTGGCGGCACATCGCTGTCATCGGCGAATGAACACGTACAGACGCGTCTTCGCGAGGCGCTGGGGGTCGAGGGTGCGAGCCCCGGTGTGTACACCAAATTCGATGAACGCATACTTACGCATCTTGATATCGATATACGCCGCGTCGGTACTGTCATACAGCCTGCGAGCGATCTAACGCGCCGCGTTTCCGATACCGAAACGGTCGATTGCTGGGGCATACGCCGACGATACACCGGTTTGTACGCTGATATCGTCGGTCCGCCGCTTCAGGGAGCATCCATCGACGATCTTGAACGCTATCCATGGCCGAAACCGGAGAATATCGACAAGGCCCTCATAGAACGATCCCGCATCGAAGCAAAGCGGCTCTCCGAGGAAACACCGTATGTCGTGTGCGGAGAGCATCCTGTGTACGGTGTACTCGAACTCGGATGCTGGATGTGCGGCTATGATGATTTCCTCCTCAAGATGGCCATCGACGAGCCCTTCGTGCGGCGTTTCTTCGATATCATCCTTGCCTATCAGAAGCGCGTCATCGAGATCTACTACGGTGCCGTCGGCAGATACATTCACTTCACCACGAGCGGCGACGATTTCGGTACGCAGCAGGGGCCGCTTATCTCGCCGGACATGTTCGAATCGCTCATCAAGCCGTATTTCGCCGAGCGCATACGATACACGAAACAATTCACTGACGCGGCGTACTTTCATCACTCCTGCGGTTCGATATTCCCGATAATACCGCATCTTATCGACGCGGGTGTGGACATTCTCAATCCGATACAGCCGGGCGTACGGGACATGGAGCCGGCAAAGCTCAAGACCGCATACGGTGAAAAGCTCGTCTTTCACGGCGGCATCGATACGCAGCATCTGCTCCGCAATGGAACGCCCGAAAGCGTAAGCCGAGGGGTTGTCGACGTGCTTGGAGCGATGCGTGACTCAGGATACATGCTCGCGCCGGCGCACAATATCCAGGATGATGTCCCTGCGGAGAACATCATCGCAATGTTCACTGCCGCGCAATGCCGCTGCGCCGCGGGGAAGACCGCATGA
- a CDS encoding LamG-like jellyroll fold domain-containing protein, translating into MRPHIIALALSFVTILCAAEPPVLRLTFDEGSGTQVSDANGTFTGITANTKWVGGVAGSALSFNAADKPSVTIKDSPLLTPASISVSLWFKPSGPQKDGQLLVKMSGSGKQGYRFNINGEILQWQVPNESKAWGFGAYASEPIKSGSWNYAVGTYDGATVRVYLNGKSSGTMQRGGPILASGTELVIGAFTPAGGNAFSGDIDEVRIYARELTGEEIMKTYENGMKKISAASIVPAATGKIAGVKKLLVIGDSITKHGPAEKLGWLTDWGMAASAEEKDYVHLVHAAIAAAQGASPELSISAVGGGTIAGKLSAIDSITAVGADLVIIQLGENDREATEEKFERPYESLVSAIKKAKSSVRIYCTGTWRSGAAKDEMIRTVCRRQGVVFVDITKVHADPEASAGAEKRFTNGGVNWHPGDKGMQGYADAIIKAMTESPNMPAPQADARTAAKAENTVSTVLLEENFDGDTSKWIGAHTIVPSANGKALSIVSDDPSATKSAVLSLPVEKLRGKKIRVEAQVKAVGVSEKPKSYNGIKCMLVVTDAESRKDYPQAAVGIGTFEQKVSFSYTVHEMAVKVELLLGLEVVSGTVMFDNVRIVTE; encoded by the coding sequence ATGAGACCACACATCATTGCTCTGGCACTTTCTTTCGTTACGATACTGTGCGCGGCGGAACCGCCCGTGCTTCGTCTCACCTTCGATGAGGGAAGCGGCACACAGGTGAGTGACGCGAACGGCACGTTCACCGGTATAACGGCCAATACGAAATGGGTAGGCGGCGTAGCCGGGAGTGCACTGTCGTTCAATGCCGCGGATAAGCCGTCGGTAACGATAAAGGACTCGCCGCTCCTCACCCCCGCATCGATCAGCGTATCGCTCTGGTTCAAACCGTCGGGGCCGCAGAAGGACGGACAACTGTTAGTGAAAATGTCCGGCTCCGGGAAACAGGGGTATCGCTTCAATATCAACGGCGAGATACTGCAATGGCAGGTCCCCAATGAATCCAAGGCATGGGGCTTCGGCGCCTATGCCTCCGAACCGATCAAGAGCGGCTCATGGAATTATGCCGTCGGCACGTATGACGGGGCAACGGTGCGCGTGTACCTCAACGGAAAGTCGAGCGGAACAATGCAGCGCGGCGGACCGATACTCGCTTCAGGCACCGAGCTGGTCATCGGGGCGTTCACACCAGCGGGCGGCAATGCTTTTAGCGGCGACATCGACGAAGTGCGCATCTATGCGAGAGAGCTTACCGGCGAGGAGATCATGAAAACATACGAGAACGGCATGAAAAAAATATCGGCCGCGAGCATCGTGCCCGCGGCGACAGGAAAGATCGCCGGGGTAAAAAAGCTTCTCGTCATCGGCGACAGCATCACCAAACACGGTCCCGCTGAAAAACTCGGCTGGCTCACCGATTGGGGAATGGCGGCGTCCGCGGAAGAAAAAGACTATGTGCATCTGGTGCACGCGGCAATAGCAGCAGCGCAGGGGGCATCGCCTGAGCTCAGCATCAGCGCTGTCGGCGGCGGAACGATCGCAGGAAAGCTTTCTGCCATCGATTCGATCACCGCTGTCGGAGCGGACCTCGTCATCATTCAGCTCGGGGAGAATGACCGCGAAGCGACGGAAGAGAAATTCGAAAGACCGTATGAATCGCTCGTGAGCGCGATAAAGAAAGCGAAGTCGTCGGTGCGCATATACTGCACCGGCACATGGAGAAGCGGTGCTGCTAAGGATGAGATGATACGCACGGTCTGCAGGCGTCAGGGCGTCGTGTTCGTCGATATTACGAAGGTACACGCAGATCCTGAGGCGTCGGCGGGTGCTGAAAAGCGCTTCACCAATGGCGGCGTCAACTGGCATCCCGGCGACAAGGGTATGCAGGGCTATGCTGACGCGATAATAAAAGCGATGACCGAATCCCCGAATATGCCCGCGCCTCAAGCCGACGCACGAACGGCCGCAAAAGCAGAGAACACCGTGTCGACCGTTCTTCTCGAAGAGAACTTCGACGGTGACACGTCGAAATGGATAGGAGCGCATACGATAGTTCCCTCGGCGAACGGCAAGGCGCTCTCCATCGTGTCCGACGATCCGTCGGCGACGAAAAGCGCTGTGCTCTCGCTCCCGGTAGAGAAGCTCCGCGGAAAGAAGATACGCGTCGAGGCGCAGGTAAAAGCCGTCGGCGTGAGCGAGAAGCCGAAATCATACAACGGCATCAAATGCATGCTCGTCGTGACCGACGCCGAGAGCAGGAAGGATTATCCGCAGGCAGCGGTCGGCATCGGGACGTTCGAGCAGAAAGTCTCCTTCTCATACACGGTGCATGAAATGGCGGTGAAAGTGGAGCTCCTCCTCGGCCTTGAAGTGGTAAGCGGAACGGTCATGTTTGACAATGTGCGTATCGTGACCGAATAA